A genome region from Microbacterium profundi includes the following:
- a CDS encoding ABC transporter substrate-binding protein: MSHPQSRRRAHLAVGAGIAAAALTLAGCSGGGTPETETPDEPVELRMTVWTADETQLALFQEIADAYVAENPELVSGVTFEPIPFDAYTTTLTTQLAGGNAPDLGWILESYAPEFVQSGALVDIAPTLQEAEGYEYDDLLDSSLALWQKDDGLFAYPFSNSPFAMFVNTDQLAAAGQPNPADLVASGDWTFDSARDMAAAAAAASGKQGLVVRDFDYKAWEVLASVWNGWDAAPWSEDGTQCTFTDPEMVDAMTWIHDAVFTDAAMPGPGVTADFFAGDAAMTITQISRASALDDSFAWDIVPLPAGPEGQQNVIGQAGIGVFANAKHPTIAADFLAYFTAPENAEKLATYFPPPRESLLNAETLGAANPKLSEEQLQAVVVDGIQDAVTKPTHANFAKLQDTVRAELDALWTADADVEAVLEDTCGAISPLLEG; the protein is encoded by the coding sequence ATGAGTCACCCGCAATCACGTAGACGTGCACACCTCGCGGTCGGCGCCGGCATCGCAGCCGCCGCCCTCACCCTCGCCGGATGCAGCGGCGGAGGAACCCCCGAGACCGAGACGCCGGACGAACCGGTCGAACTGCGCATGACGGTCTGGACGGCCGATGAGACACAGCTCGCGCTGTTCCAGGAGATCGCCGACGCGTACGTCGCCGAGAACCCCGAGCTGGTGTCGGGCGTGACGTTCGAGCCCATCCCGTTCGACGCGTACACGACGACCCTGACCACGCAGCTCGCCGGCGGTAACGCGCCCGATCTGGGCTGGATCCTCGAGAGCTATGCACCGGAGTTCGTGCAGAGCGGTGCGCTGGTCGACATCGCGCCGACGCTGCAGGAGGCCGAGGGTTACGAGTACGACGACCTGCTGGACTCGTCGCTCGCGCTCTGGCAGAAGGATGACGGGCTCTTCGCCTATCCGTTCTCGAACAGCCCGTTCGCGATGTTCGTGAACACCGACCAGCTCGCCGCAGCAGGTCAGCCGAACCCGGCTGACCTCGTCGCATCCGGAGACTGGACCTTCGACTCCGCGCGCGACATGGCGGCCGCGGCAGCGGCTGCTTCGGGGAAGCAGGGTCTCGTCGTCCGCGACTTCGACTACAAGGCCTGGGAGGTGCTCGCCTCGGTATGGAACGGATGGGATGCGGCGCCATGGAGCGAGGACGGCACGCAGTGCACGTTCACCGATCCGGAGATGGTCGACGCCATGACGTGGATCCACGACGCGGTCTTCACGGATGCTGCGATGCCTGGGCCCGGAGTCACCGCCGACTTCTTCGCCGGTGACGCGGCGATGACGATCACCCAGATCAGCCGCGCATCCGCTCTCGACGACTCATTCGCGTGGGACATCGTTCCGCTGCCTGCGGGGCCCGAGGGCCAGCAGAACGTGATCGGCCAGGCCGGTATCGGCGTCTTCGCGAATGCGAAGCATCCGACGATCGCGGCCGACTTCCTCGCGTACTTCACCGCGCCGGAGAACGCCGAGAAGCTCGCGACGTACTTCCCACCGCCGCGGGAATCGCTCCTCAACGCCGAGACGCTGGGCGCCGCCAACCCGAAGCTCAGCGAAGAGCAGCTGCAGGCGGTCGTCGTCGACGGCATCCAGGACGCGGTCACCAAGCCGACGCACGCCAACTTCGCGAAGCTGCAGGACACCGTGCGTGCTGAGCTCGACGCGCTGTGGACGGCGGATGCCGATGTCGAGGCCGTTCTCGAAGACACCTGCGGCGCCATCTCACCACTGCTGGAGGGCTGA
- a CDS encoding FAD-dependent oxidoreductase, with product MTTDILIVGAGLGGVAAALAAADRGSHVILAEEFPWIGGQLTSQAVPPDEHPWVEEFGITARYRALRDGIRDVYRRRYPLIDGARDRADLNPGAGWVSKLCHEPRIAVGVLEQMLAPHRSAGRIALLERRRPIAATTDGNRVTSVTLTSEIGEDDVTIYASYVVDATETGELLPLTGTEYVTGFESRAETGEPSAPEIAQPDNVQALSVCFAVEHVEGDHTIERPERYDFWRDYTPSAWQGHPLLSWTAPNPRTLETDTRAFSPNPGDDALGVDADQSKNAGDQNLWFFRRIAARDLFAPGFYESDISLVNWPSIDYFLDHVLDVPRETELERYEDARQLSLSMLYWMQTEAPRADGGTGFPGLRLRPDVMGSSDGLAQAPYHRESRRIRALTTITENDVSYAIRGDEGATRYEESVGVGMYRIDLHPSTGGDTYIDVASTPFEIPLGALIPRRVTNLLAANKNIGTTHITNGCYRLHPVEWNIGEAAGHLAAFCVANSTTPHTVHSDTAQREAYQGELDATGVERHWPEGRVHAY from the coding sequence CTGACCACCGACATCCTCATCGTCGGAGCAGGATTGGGAGGCGTCGCCGCCGCCCTTGCCGCCGCCGACCGCGGGTCGCACGTGATCCTGGCCGAGGAGTTCCCGTGGATCGGTGGCCAGCTGACCTCTCAGGCGGTGCCGCCGGACGAGCACCCCTGGGTCGAGGAGTTCGGCATCACCGCCCGCTACCGCGCATTGCGCGACGGCATCCGCGACGTCTACCGGCGGCGCTATCCGCTGATCGACGGAGCCCGCGATCGCGCCGACCTCAACCCCGGCGCCGGCTGGGTGTCGAAGCTGTGCCATGAGCCGCGCATCGCCGTCGGTGTGCTGGAGCAGATGCTCGCGCCACACCGCTCTGCCGGCCGGATCGCACTGCTGGAGCGCCGCCGCCCCATCGCCGCGACGACCGATGGCAACCGGGTGACCTCCGTCACGCTCACGTCCGAGATCGGGGAGGACGACGTGACGATATACGCCTCCTACGTGGTCGATGCGACCGAGACGGGTGAGCTTCTGCCGCTCACCGGCACCGAGTACGTGACTGGGTTCGAGTCCAGGGCCGAGACTGGAGAGCCCAGCGCTCCCGAGATCGCCCAGCCCGACAACGTGCAGGCTCTCAGCGTCTGCTTCGCCGTCGAGCATGTGGAGGGCGACCACACGATCGAGCGCCCCGAGCGCTACGATTTCTGGCGCGACTACACGCCGTCCGCTTGGCAAGGCCATCCGCTCCTGTCGTGGACGGCGCCCAACCCCCGCACGCTCGAGACAGACACCCGCGCCTTCAGCCCGAACCCGGGCGATGATGCCCTCGGCGTCGACGCCGACCAGTCGAAGAACGCCGGCGATCAGAATCTGTGGTTCTTCCGTCGCATCGCCGCGCGCGACCTATTCGCGCCAGGGTTCTACGAGAGCGACATCTCATTGGTCAACTGGCCGAGTATCGACTACTTCCTCGATCATGTGCTCGACGTCCCGCGCGAGACCGAACTCGAGCGCTACGAAGACGCGAGGCAGCTGAGCCTGTCGATGTTGTACTGGATGCAGACCGAGGCTCCCCGGGCGGACGGCGGCACCGGCTTCCCCGGGCTGAGGCTGCGCCCCGACGTGATGGGCTCCTCCGACGGCCTGGCCCAGGCTCCGTATCACCGCGAATCCCGCCGCATCCGCGCGCTCACGACGATCACCGAGAACGACGTCTCCTACGCGATCCGGGGCGACGAGGGCGCGACCCGCTACGAAGAGTCGGTCGGGGTCGGCATGTACCGGATCGACCTGCACCCGTCCACGGGCGGCGACACATACATCGATGTGGCATCCACGCCGTTCGAGATCCCGCTGGGCGCCCTCATTCCCCGACGCGTGACCAACCTGCTCGCAGCCAACAAGAACATCGGCACGACGCACATCACGAACGGCTGCTACCGGCTGCACCCGGTGGAGTGGAACATCGGCGAGGCCGCCGGGCATCTTGCCGCGTTCTGCGTCGCGAACAGCACCACCCCGCACACCGTGCACTCCGACACCGCGCAGCGCGAGGCGTATCAGGGCGAACTCGACGCCACGGGGGTCGAGCGGCACTGGCCAGAGGGCCGCGTCCACGCGTACTGA
- a CDS encoding LacI family DNA-binding transcriptional regulator, whose protein sequence is MPRHRFTQADVAAMAGVSQSTVSFVLNGNAPVGVRISEETRKRVLDAIRITGYSANPVAQSLAGGRNQILGVFTYETTFPRGGRDFYGPFLVGIEHAAEQVGVDILLFTSARVVDGKRRLSRDGWQRLGIADGCLLLGQHEDQGELQHLLDTNYPFVFVGKRVSEGRMLPYVGADYIAATARQVERLIAAGHRRIGYAGPQGADQSTLDRVEGYRQAMRAHGLPLRFVDVHDVPVGAEEIAERRLTAILVAPENTPDELALALEARGLQVPRDVSMLLLGQPIHPGGAALVGVHCSARGDGRPRPRAPLPDRRTRGRHRTHSRRDRSRRRRPSPDPRLPRYRRRFAGACTRRRRSGAGAHDFHRHGSGRDPRRDLQRPRVN, encoded by the coding sequence ATGCCGCGTCACCGCTTCACCCAGGCCGACGTCGCCGCGATGGCCGGTGTCAGCCAGTCGACCGTGAGCTTCGTCCTGAACGGGAACGCCCCTGTCGGCGTCCGAATCTCCGAGGAGACCCGCAAGCGCGTACTCGACGCCATCCGGATCACGGGCTACTCCGCGAACCCGGTCGCGCAGAGCCTCGCAGGTGGACGGAATCAGATCCTCGGCGTCTTCACCTACGAGACGACGTTCCCCCGCGGCGGCCGCGACTTCTACGGCCCCTTCCTGGTCGGCATCGAGCATGCCGCTGAGCAGGTCGGCGTCGACATTCTCCTGTTCACATCTGCCCGCGTCGTGGACGGAAAGCGTCGACTGTCACGCGACGGATGGCAACGGCTCGGAATCGCCGACGGCTGTCTGCTCCTCGGACAGCACGAAGATCAGGGGGAACTGCAGCATCTCCTCGACACGAACTACCCGTTCGTGTTCGTCGGCAAGCGCGTCAGCGAGGGACGGATGCTCCCGTACGTCGGCGCCGACTACATCGCTGCGACGGCGCGGCAGGTCGAACGCCTGATCGCAGCCGGTCACCGGCGCATCGGTTACGCCGGACCGCAGGGCGCGGACCAATCGACGCTCGACCGAGTGGAAGGCTACCGGCAGGCGATGAGAGCACATGGTCTGCCATTGCGCTTCGTCGACGTGCACGATGTGCCCGTCGGAGCGGAGGAGATCGCGGAGCGTCGGCTCACCGCGATCCTCGTCGCACCAGAGAACACACCGGACGAACTCGCACTCGCGCTGGAGGCGCGCGGCTTGCAGGTGCCCCGCGATGTGTCGATGCTGCTTCTCGGGCAGCCGATCCACCCTGGCGGCGCGGCGCTGGTCGGGGTTCACTGTTCCGCGAGAGGAGATGGGCGCCCGCGCCCTCGTGCTCCTCTCCCGGATCGTCGAACGCGAGGCCGCCACCGGACGCACTCCCGCCGCGACCGATCTCGACGACGACGACCTTCACCAGATCCTCGATTGCCCCGATATCGACGGCGATTCGCTGGCGCCTGCACGCGACGTCGACGATCGGGCGCAGGCGCTCACGACTTCCACCGACACGGCTCCGGCCGCGACCCCCGAAGGGACCTTCAGCGACCACGCGTGAACTGA
- a CDS encoding acyl-CoA synthetase: MSAPARTFTVRNIQLLRALFAAASALMITFSPDHSAAVGFAVFGGFVAASGFIFVLGAWLAVPSGSRWPLILLGVIDLLTAVVSGIPTWRTDGAFFIVVIIWAAASGLVELVAGLRARRTDPTAKDAITIGALGLVLAVVLLFIPAGYSLQYSVEGTDALTLTGIILAVGMFGGYTAIVAVFLGIAGFSPDRTGATEDETKDADTDDATSASVENGGAS, translated from the coding sequence ATGTCTGCCCCAGCTCGCACATTCACCGTGCGCAACATCCAATTGCTGCGCGCGCTCTTCGCGGCGGCGTCGGCGCTCATGATCACGTTCTCGCCCGATCACTCGGCTGCCGTCGGATTCGCCGTGTTCGGAGGATTCGTCGCCGCGAGCGGCTTCATCTTCGTGCTCGGCGCGTGGCTCGCCGTCCCCTCCGGCTCGCGTTGGCCCCTCATCCTGCTCGGCGTCATCGATCTGCTCACGGCGGTCGTCAGTGGTATCCCCACCTGGCGCACCGACGGAGCCTTCTTCATCGTGGTGATCATCTGGGCCGCCGCGAGCGGTCTCGTCGAGCTCGTCGCCGGACTCCGTGCCCGGCGTACCGATCCGACGGCGAAGGATGCCATCACCATCGGCGCGCTCGGGCTCGTGCTCGCGGTGGTCCTGCTCTTCATCCCGGCAGGCTATTCGCTGCAGTACTCGGTCGAAGGCACGGATGCACTGACGCTCACCGGGATCATCCTGGCCGTCGGCATGTTCGGCGGCTACACCGCCATCGTCGCCGTGTTCCTCGGGATCGCCGGTTTCTCGCCCGATCGCACTGGCGCGACGGAAGACGAGACGAAGGATGCCGACACCGATGACGCCACGAGCGCCTCGGTCGAGAATGGAGGAGCCTCATGA
- the purB gene encoding adenylosuccinate lyase, producing the protein MTSPNSFPVQPLSPLDGRYRPAVAPLGDYLSEAGLNRARVEAEVEWLIALTDRSLFETSPLADADKERLRGLYRDFGQNEIDWLAEKEAVTRHDVKAVEYLVRDRLQSLGLDSIAELTHFACTSEDINSVSYALTVKRAVEDVWLPAFDGLIAKLRELSVEHADAAMLSRTHGQPATPSTMGKELAVFAWRLERVRAQIAASEFLAKFSGATGTWSAHLAADPDADWPTIAREYVEGLGLGFNVLTTQIESHDWQVELYDRMRHAGGILHNLATDIWTYISIGYFTQIPVAGATGSSTMPHKINPIRFENAEANLELSAALLGSLSQTLVTSRMQRDLTDSTTQRNIGVAFGHSLLALDNLRRGLNEISLARDVLLADLDVNWEVLAEAIQTVIRAEVVAGRSTISDPYALLKELTRGHRVGAAELASFVEGLEIGDAAQRRLLALTPATYIGIAERLAK; encoded by the coding sequence CTGACTTCCCCGAACTCCTTCCCCGTCCAGCCGCTGAGCCCCCTCGACGGGCGCTACCGCCCGGCTGTCGCACCGCTCGGCGACTACCTCTCCGAGGCCGGTCTGAACCGCGCTCGCGTCGAGGCCGAGGTCGAGTGGCTCATCGCCCTCACCGACCGGTCGCTGTTCGAGACGTCGCCGCTGGCGGATGCCGACAAGGAGCGCCTGCGCGGCCTCTACCGCGACTTCGGGCAGAACGAGATCGACTGGCTCGCTGAGAAGGAGGCCGTCACGCGTCACGACGTGAAGGCCGTCGAGTACCTCGTGCGCGACCGCCTTCAGTCGCTGGGTCTCGACTCGATCGCCGAGTTGACGCACTTCGCGTGCACCAGTGAGGACATCAACTCGGTCTCATACGCGCTCACTGTGAAGCGCGCCGTCGAGGATGTGTGGCTTCCGGCATTCGACGGCCTGATCGCCAAGCTGCGGGAGCTGTCGGTCGAGCATGCGGATGCTGCGATGCTGTCCCGCACGCACGGTCAGCCAGCGACGCCATCGACCATGGGCAAGGAGCTCGCGGTCTTCGCATGGCGCCTTGAGCGCGTGCGCGCCCAGATCGCGGCATCCGAGTTCCTCGCGAAGTTCTCTGGCGCGACGGGCACCTGGTCGGCCCACCTCGCCGCGGATCCGGATGCAGACTGGCCGACGATCGCCCGCGAGTACGTCGAAGGTCTCGGCCTCGGCTTCAACGTCCTCACCACCCAGATCGAGTCGCACGACTGGCAGGTCGAACTCTATGACCGCATGCGTCATGCCGGCGGCATCCTGCACAACCTCGCCACCGACATCTGGACCTACATCTCGATCGGCTATTTCACGCAGATCCCGGTCGCCGGCGCCACCGGATCGTCGACCATGCCGCACAAGATCAACCCGATCCGGTTCGAGAACGCCGAGGCGAACCTCGAGCTGTCGGCGGCGCTCCTCGGCTCACTGTCGCAGACGCTGGTCACCAGCCGCATGCAGCGCGACCTCACCGATTCGACGACGCAGCGCAACATCGGCGTCGCGTTCGGGCACTCGCTGCTCGCGCTCGACAATCTGCGTCGCGGGCTGAACGAGATCTCACTGGCCCGCGACGTGCTGCTCGCCGACCTCGACGTGAACTGGGAAGTCCTCGCTGAGGCGATCCAGACCGTCATCCGCGCCGAGGTCGTCGCGGGCCGTTCGACGATCAGCGACCCGTACGCGCTGCTGAAGGAGCTGACACGCGGTCACCGCGTCGGGGCTGCGGAGCTGGCATCCTTCGTCGAGGGTCTCGAGATCGGGGATGCTGCGCAGCGGCGTCTGCTCGCCCTCACACCCGCGACGTACATCGGCATCGCCGAGCGCCTCGCGAAGTAG
- a CDS encoding low molecular weight protein-tyrosine-phosphatase produces the protein MERVTSPEPFRVIFVCTGNICRSPMAEVVFRDLAERQGLGARITSSSASTGEWHVGERADARTIDALERRGYDGSLHRAKPFTAASFADNDLVVALDRTHERILREWARDEDQEGKVTLLLSFDREAENLDVPDPYYAEAQMFDAVLAMIETATRGLFRQLEPALRSSRTTPRTLPQN, from the coding sequence ATGGAACGCGTGACATCGCCCGAGCCCTTCCGCGTCATCTTCGTGTGCACGGGCAACATCTGCCGTTCTCCCATGGCGGAGGTGGTGTTCCGCGACCTCGCCGAACGACAGGGGCTCGGAGCTCGCATCACCTCGAGCAGCGCCAGCACCGGGGAATGGCATGTGGGCGAGCGTGCAGACGCCCGGACCATCGACGCGCTCGAACGCCGCGGATACGACGGATCCCTGCACCGCGCGAAGCCCTTCACCGCGGCATCCTTCGCCGACAACGATCTCGTCGTCGCCCTGGATCGCACCCACGAGCGCATCCTGCGCGAATGGGCGCGCGATGAGGACCAGGAGGGCAAGGTCACGCTGCTGCTGTCGTTCGATCGCGAGGCGGAGAACCTCGACGTGCCCGACCCGTACTATGCGGAGGCCCAGATGTTCGACGCCGTGCTGGCTATGATTGAGACCGCGACCCGAGGCCTGTTCCGCCAACTCGAACCCGCCCTGCGCTCCAGCCGTACGACGCCCCGCACGTTGCCCCAGAACTGA
- a CDS encoding phage holin family protein, with the protein MRFIIRVVINAFALWVVTLIPALQVAIIAFPPGETLQLVLTLLAVGAIFALVNTIIGTVVKILAFPLYILTLGLIGLIINGFLLWLTAWITSGFGWGLTVGSFWWGVLAAIIISIINAVFGGILRPQRKQRRD; encoded by the coding sequence ATGCGCTTCATCATCAGAGTCGTCATCAACGCGTTCGCCCTGTGGGTCGTCACGCTGATCCCTGCGCTGCAGGTCGCGATCATCGCGTTCCCCCCTGGCGAAACGCTGCAGCTGGTGCTCACGCTGCTCGCCGTCGGCGCGATCTTCGCGCTGGTCAACACGATCATCGGCACGGTCGTGAAGATCCTGGCGTTCCCGCTCTACATCCTCACGCTCGGACTCATCGGCCTCATCATCAACGGCTTCCTGCTGTGGCTGACCGCGTGGATCACTTCCGGTTTCGGCTGGGGCCTGACCGTCGGCAGCTTCTGGTGGGGCGTGCTCGCCGCGATCATCATCTCGATCATCAACGCCGTGTTCGGCGGCATCCTCCGCCCGCAGAGGAAGCAGCGCCGCGACTGA